The Chloroflexota bacterium genome has a window encoding:
- a CDS encoding aconitase X catalytic domain-containing protein — MSLKLSEKDQRMLRGEYGKAAKLAMSILVRMAEVYGAEEMIDVSLAHIDGVGLLSEASLEFAETLASLGGKVSIPTTLNMVPLDTQQWQKWHIPEDYASRALRQIQAYIHMGCVPTCTCAPYQGYLTPRFGQQIAWAESNAIVFANSVLGARTNRYGDYIDICAAITGRVPKYGLHLTPNRKGQLLLRLVDIEPEAMMNDIFYPLLGHFLGRIAEDKIPVIAGLPAQVNDDQFKALGAAAASSGAVALFHAEGITPEAPTLEQAFQNTAPEKVIPVRPAELVAALRELSTAKADTPLDAIVLGCPHFSFAEFQQLARLIEAQEGRTVHSRVRFIVLTNQLTYSLLQRSNLITLLTGFGVQIVLDTCDFHCPILSPTTKVIMTNSGKQAYYAPGELGVQVALGSMADCVQSAVEGHVVRRETLWKES; from the coding sequence ATGTCACTGAAACTCAGCGAAAAAGATCAACGCATGTTACGAGGAGAGTATGGCAAGGCAGCAAAGCTAGCCATGTCTATCCTGGTCAGGATGGCTGAAGTATATGGCGCCGAGGAAATGATCGACGTAAGCCTGGCACACATTGACGGCGTAGGGCTGCTGAGCGAAGCTAGTTTGGAGTTTGCGGAGACTCTAGCTTCATTGGGTGGAAAGGTTTCCATACCGACCACCCTTAACATGGTGCCACTCGACACGCAGCAGTGGCAAAAATGGCACATCCCTGAGGACTATGCCAGTCGTGCCCTCCGTCAGATTCAGGCTTATATTCACATGGGTTGTGTCCCTACCTGTACTTGCGCACCGTATCAAGGCTACCTAACGCCGAGGTTCGGCCAACAAATCGCTTGGGCTGAATCCAATGCAATTGTATTCGCCAATTCTGTCCTAGGCGCAAGAACCAATCGCTATGGGGACTATATAGACATTTGCGCTGCCATCACTGGCAGAGTTCCCAAATACGGCCTGCACCTCACTCCCAACCGCAAGGGCCAGCTCTTGCTGCGCTTGGTGGATATCGAGCCAGAAGCAATGATGAATGACATCTTCTACCCACTATTGGGCCATTTTTTGGGACGCATCGCAGAGGACAAGATCCCGGTCATCGCGGGGCTGCCTGCGCAGGTTAACGATGACCAATTCAAAGCTCTGGGGGCAGCAGCGGCTTCTTCAGGGGCTGTTGCCCTCTTCCATGCGGAGGGGATAACCCCAGAGGCGCCTACTCTGGAACAAGCCTTCCAGAATACGGCCCCAGAAAAGGTCATTCCTGTTCGTCCAGCGGAGTTGGTAGCCGCACTGAGAGAACTCTCCACAGCAAAAGCGGATACCCCACTCGATGCCATTGTCCTTGGCTGCCCCCACTTCTCTTTTGCGGAGTTTCAGCAACTGGCACGTTTGATCGAAGCCCAAGAGGGCCGAACAGTGCACTCAAGAGTGCGGTTTATTGTGCTAACCAATCAGCTCACTTACTCTCTGCTGCAGAGGAGCAACTTGATCACGCTGCTGACGGGCTTTGGCGTCCAAATTGTCTTGGATACTTGCGATTTCCACTGCCCAATACTTTCCCCAACGACGAAAGTGATTATGACCAACTCGGGAAAGCAAGCCTACTATGCCCCTGGCGAGCTGGGAGTGCAGGTTGCCCTTGGGAGCATGGCGGATTGTGTACAATCTGCAGTAGAAGGACATGTTGTTAGGAGAGAAACACTGTGGAAAGAATCATGA
- a CDS encoding DUF126 domain-containing protein, whose translation MERIMIGKPVIPGSAKGVAVVSKEPLSLWGGLNAYTGEIIDRRHERSGAIVTGKVFVFPQGRGSSTASAILVESVKAGTAPAAIINLKVDPILALGAIVADELYHKTVPIVVVSAEDFQTIQEGDYLEITLDGTITLRRKDNLTT comes from the coding sequence GTGGAAAGAATCATGATTGGGAAACCGGTCATACCTGGTTCAGCAAAGGGAGTAGCTGTAGTATCCAAAGAACCATTGAGCTTGTGGGGCGGCTTGAATGCCTACACCGGAGAGATCATTGACCGGCGACATGAGCGTTCAGGAGCTATTGTTACGGGCAAAGTATTCGTCTTTCCACAAGGCAGGGGCTCTAGCACAGCCAGCGCTATCCTCGTGGAGAGCGTAAAAGCGGGAACAGCCCCAGCCGCTATCATCAACCTAAAAGTGGATCCGATCCTGGCTTTGGGCGCAATTGTGGCTGATGAGCTATATCACAAAACTGTTCCCATCGTTGTTGTATCAGCGGAAGACTTTCAAACGATCCAGGAGGGCGATTATCTGGAGATCACGCTGGACGGCACGATTACCCTCCGTAGGAAGGACAACTTGACCACATGA